From a region of the Malania oleifera isolate guangnan ecotype guangnan chromosome 12, ASM2987363v1, whole genome shotgun sequence genome:
- the LOC131144190 gene encoding uncharacterized protein LOC131144190 isoform X1, whose protein sequence is MHFLTSASPRPFAAIPTTKRGPLGGGRRGQIKAMRAVVQRVASASVEVEGRTVSEIGPGLLVLVGIHDSDTDSDADYICRKVLNMRLFPNEATGKGWDLSVMQKNYGVLLVSQFTLYGILKGNKPDFHVAMPPQRAKPFYESLVEKFQKSYNPDAIKDGVFAAMMKVNLVNDGPVTMQLDSSQPSKNTNDAVNP, encoded by the exons ATGCATTTTCTCACTTCTGCAAGCCCTCGCCCCTTCGCCGCCATACCCACGACCAAGCGGGGACCTCTCGGTGGCGGCCGCAGGGGCCAAATCAAAGCAATGAGGGCTGTAGTTCAGCGAGTCGCCTCCGCCAGTGTCGAG GTCGAAGGGCGCACCGTGTCGGAAATTGGTCCGGGGCTCCTCGTCCTCGTCGGCATTCATGACTCTGATACCGACTCCGACGCCGACTACAT aTGTCGTAAGGTCTTGAACATGAGATTGTTCCCAAATGAGGCTACGGGAAAAGGATGGGACCTGAGC GTTATGCAGAAGAATTATGGAGTTTTACTCG TCAGTCAGTTTACATTGTATGGAATATTGAAGGGTAACAAGCCCGATTTTCATGTGGCGATGCCGCCGCAAAGAGCAAAACCCTTCTATGAGTCGTTAGTAGAAAAATTTCAGAAATCATACAATCCAGATGCAATTAAAG ATGGTGTATTTGCAGCAATGATGAAG GTTAACTTGGTTAATGATGGCCCAGTCACAATGCAGCTAGATTCATCCCAACCATCCAA GAATACAAATGATGCTGTAAACCCATAA
- the LOC131144190 gene encoding uncharacterized protein LOC131144190 isoform X3, which yields MHFLTSASPRPFAAIPTTKRGPLGGGRRGQIKAMRAVVQRVASASVEVEGRTVSEIGPGLLVLVGIHDSDTDSDADYICRKVLNMRLFPNEATGKGWDLSVMQKNYGVLLVSQFTLYGILKGNKPDFHVAMPPQRAKPFYESLVEKFQKSYNPDAIKDGVFAAMMKSQCS from the exons ATGCATTTTCTCACTTCTGCAAGCCCTCGCCCCTTCGCCGCCATACCCACGACCAAGCGGGGACCTCTCGGTGGCGGCCGCAGGGGCCAAATCAAAGCAATGAGGGCTGTAGTTCAGCGAGTCGCCTCCGCCAGTGTCGAG GTCGAAGGGCGCACCGTGTCGGAAATTGGTCCGGGGCTCCTCGTCCTCGTCGGCATTCATGACTCTGATACCGACTCCGACGCCGACTACAT aTGTCGTAAGGTCTTGAACATGAGATTGTTCCCAAATGAGGCTACGGGAAAAGGATGGGACCTGAGC GTTATGCAGAAGAATTATGGAGTTTTACTCG TCAGTCAGTTTACATTGTATGGAATATTGAAGGGTAACAAGCCCGATTTTCATGTGGCGATGCCGCCGCAAAGAGCAAAACCCTTCTATGAGTCGTTAGTAGAAAAATTTCAGAAATCATACAATCCAGATGCAATTAAAG ATGGTGTATTTGCAGCAATGATGAAG TCACAATGCAGCTAG
- the LOC131144190 gene encoding uncharacterized protein LOC131144190 isoform X2 codes for MHFLTSASPRPFAAIPTTKRGPLGGGRRGQIKAMRAVVQRVASASVEVEGRTVSEIGPGLLVLVGIHDSDTDSDADYICRKVLNMRLFPNEATGKGWDLSVMQKNYGVLLVSQFTLYGILKGNKPDFHVAMPPQRAKPFYESLVEKFQKSYNPDAIKDVYNDAKVNLVNDGPVTMQLDSSQPSKNTNDAVNP; via the exons ATGCATTTTCTCACTTCTGCAAGCCCTCGCCCCTTCGCCGCCATACCCACGACCAAGCGGGGACCTCTCGGTGGCGGCCGCAGGGGCCAAATCAAAGCAATGAGGGCTGTAGTTCAGCGAGTCGCCTCCGCCAGTGTCGAG GTCGAAGGGCGCACCGTGTCGGAAATTGGTCCGGGGCTCCTCGTCCTCGTCGGCATTCATGACTCTGATACCGACTCCGACGCCGACTACAT aTGTCGTAAGGTCTTGAACATGAGATTGTTCCCAAATGAGGCTACGGGAAAAGGATGGGACCTGAGC GTTATGCAGAAGAATTATGGAGTTTTACTCG TCAGTCAGTTTACATTGTATGGAATATTGAAGGGTAACAAGCCCGATTTTCATGTGGCGATGCCGCCGCAAAGAGCAAAACCCTTCTATGAGTCGTTAGTAGAAAAATTTCAGAAATCATACAATCCAGATGCAATTAAAG ATGTTTACAATGATGCTAAGGTTAACTTGGTTAATGATGGCCCAGTCACAATGCAGCTAGATTCATCCCAACCATCCAA GAATACAAATGATGCTGTAAACCCATAA
- the LOC131144443 gene encoding uncharacterized protein LOC131144443, with product MGGGETFRLLRIPRLSPLPRFKLSNSFLPKHLLATLASIIPFDLNELLRFLNQLTQMDLDMDRIVRVQKNLRDVLRFLVRWFINFSNVLLRQLGLLREVVEA from the exons ATGGGAGGTGGAGAGACGTTTCGACTTCTGCGCATCCCTCGTCTCTCCCCTCTCCCTCGTTTTAAGCTCTCGAACTCGTTCCTCCCCAAACATCTATTGGCGACGCTCGCCTCGATAATCCCGTTCGACCTAAACGAGTTGCTAAGATTTCTGAACCAGTTGACTCAAATGGACTTAGACATGGATCGAATTGTGCGGGTACAGAAAAATCTCCGAGATGTTCTTAGATTTCTAGTTCGCTGGTTCATAAATTTCTCGAATGTGCTTCTTCGACAACTG GGGTTGCTGAGGGAGGTGGTGGAGGCCTGA